A DNA window from Betta splendens chromosome 6, fBetSpl5.4, whole genome shotgun sequence contains the following coding sequences:
- the LOC114857332 gene encoding mucin-2-like, with translation MEAKLGMAIIWNQEDTLWVELDSKFKNQTCGLCGDYNGAQIFNEFQTPDMESSISIEDYGALSKLDGPTESCEEISPVKQICSNETEICKNLLSEPAFLSCKNLIDTDSFIKACAMDLCSCSNSSSSCLCSTISEFSRQCAHAGGRPQKWTTNKLCEKSCPLNLEYSECGNPCTDTCSNQHRKELCTEHCIDGCFCPSGTLLDDVTHRGCVAVDQCPCLHNGQSYQPGDSYSSTCHKCTCSQGQWSCLNVDCPGVCSIIGGSHITTYDAKTYTFHGDCSYVLSKGPNGNITVHGDLVKCEKSEKSTCLSAVTLLLPNEMMLVIKENGQVLYNSLITQLPLYRNEFIAFSPSTFFILVHTIYGFDLEIQIIPFMQVYIKASVSNKGQLTGLCGDFNDVEADDFKNTNGLIEGTAETFANAWKSRTNCPDVTNTLGDPCTINIQKEKYAKHWCSLLKDPNEIFAKCHSEISPNVFHDNCIYDSCACDNSEECMCAALSSYVHACAAAGVFLNGWRDTACGKYIDDCPATFVYDYQMTSCGRTCRSLTQSELTCDIDFTPLDGCGCAEGTYLDDKGECVTASQCPCQMGETVVQAGDVIKVNGQTCFCRGGNLICAGSYLNESCSEPMVYFNCSGAKPGDKGSECQKSCSLATECLSKQCVPGCVCPDGLLSDGNGGCVEEEDCPCTYNGESYNAGQSVTVGCNTCTCKGRNWACTDNECDGVCTIYGEGHYTTFDQRTFTFNGNCVYVVTQDFCDDDEDGSFRVLIENVPCGTTESICSTSIKLYLGNSEIVLSEENVKVINQSRGVNIPFHVNTMGIYVVIEAQNGLVVIWNRLTTLIIRLRPAFQGKVCGLCGNYDGNVKNDFTTRSKEVVVDPLEFGNTWKLSSTCPNAVALQDPCSVSPHRQAWAAKHCSIINSDVFAACHSKVPPQKYYDACVGDTCGCNTGGDCECFCTAVAVYAAVCNEAGACVRWRTPTVCPLFCDYYNPDGECEWHYEPCGKPCMKTCRNPSGTCYNKIPALEGCYPLCPPERSYLEETTMKCVSKEDCGCYDDEGNHYTEGAAMPSQDNCNKCHCSSTKVICSYEQDCPCSYGEHTYQYGDIIYKTHDGNGACITAVCGPNGTVIRNIEPCFETTTATPIFTFTTSGSTTTTEGSTTTSSPVSKTTTTSSTKETPTGTTTSGSTTTTESPKTTTTSSPESKTSTTSTTTEKPTGTTTSGSTTATESPKSTTTTESPKTTTTSSTTEKPTGTTTSGSTTTTESPKTTTTSPTTEKPTGTTTSESTTTTKGPKTTTTSSTTEKPTGTTSSGPTTTTESPKTTTTSNPKSKTTSTLSTTEQPTGTTTSGSTTTTESPKTTTTSSTTERRTGTTTSGSTTTTESPKTTTTSATTEKPTGTTSSGSTTTTESPETTTTSSPESKTTTILSTTENPTGTTTSGSTTTTESPKTTTTSATTEKSTGTTSSGSTTTTEIPETTTTASPESKTTTTSSTTEKPTGTTTSGSTTTTESPKTTTTSSTTEKPTGTTSSGSTSTTESPKTTTTSSPKSKTTTTLSTTEQPTGTTTSGSTTTTESPKTTTTSSTTEKPTGTRSSGSTTTTESPKTTTTSATTEKPTGTTSSGSTTTTESPKTTKTSSPESKTTTTLSTTEKSTGTTTSGSTTTTESPKTTTTSSTTEKPTGTTTSGSTTTTESLKTTTTSSTTEKPTGTTNSGSTTTTESPKTTTTSATTEKSTGTTSSGSTKTTEIPKTTTTSSPESKTTSTLSTTEKPTGTTTSGSTTTTESPKTTTTSSTTEKPTRTTSSVSTITTESPTTTSSTTEKPTGTTTSGSTTTTEGPKRTTPSSTTEKPTGTTTSGSTTTTESPETTTTSATTEKSTGTTSLGSTTTTEIPETTTTSSPESKTTTTSSTTEKPIGTTTPGSTTTTESPETTTTSSTTEKPTGTTSSGSTTTTESPETTTTSSPESKTTTTLSTTEQPTSTTTSGSTITTESPKTTTTSSTTEKPTGTTSSGSTTTTEIPETTTTSSPESRTTTTPSTTEKPTGTTTPGSTTTTESPKTTTTSSTTEKPTGTTTSGSTTITESPKTTTTSSTTEKPTGTTSSGSTTTTEIPETTTTSSPESRTTTTSPTTEKPTGTTTSESTTTTRGPKTTTTSSTTEKPTGTTSSGPTRTTESPKTTTTSNPKSKTTSTLSTTEQPTGTTTSGSTTTTESPKTTTTSSTTERRTGTTTSGSTTTTESPKTTTTSATTEKPTGTTSSGSTTTTESPKTTTTSSTTEKNTGTTSSVSTTTTESPETTTTSSPESKTTTILSTTEQPTGTTTSGSTTTTESPKTTTTSSTTENPTGTTTSGSTTTTESPKTTTTSATTEKSTGTTSSGSTTTTEIPETTTTASPESKTTTTSSTTEKPTGTTTSGSTTTTESPKTTTTSSTTEKPTGTTSSGSTSTTESPKTTTTSSPKSKTTTTLSTTEQPTGTTTSGSTTTTESPKTTTTSSTTEKPTGTTSSGSTTTTESPKTTTTSATTTEKPTGTTTSGSTTTTESPKTTTTSATTEKSTGTTSSGSTKTTEIPKTTTTSSPESKTTSTLSTTEKPTGTTTSGSTTTTESPKTTTTSSTTEKPTRTTSSVSTITTESPTTTSSTTEKPTGTTTSGSTTTTEGPKRTTPSSTTEKPTGTTTSGSTTTTESPETTTTSATTEKSTGTTSLGSTTTTEVPETTTTSIPESKTTTTLSTTEKPIGTTTPGSTTTTESPETTTTSSTTEKPTGTTSSGSTTTTESPETTTTSSPESKTTTTLSTTEQPTSTTTSGSTITTESPKTTTTSSTTEKPTGTTSSGSTTTTEIPETTTTSSPESRTTTTPSTTEKPTGTTTPGSTTTTESPKTTTTSSTTEKPTGTTTSGSTTITESPKTTTTSSTTEKPTGTTSSGSTTTTEIPETTTTSSPESRTTTTSSTTEKPTGTTTPGSTTTTESPKTTTTSSTTEKPTGTTTSGSTTTTESPKTTTTSSTTEKPTGTTSSGSTTTTEIPETTTTSSPESRTTTTSSTTEKPTGTTTPMSTTTTESPKTTTTSSTTEKPTGTTTSGSTTTTESPKTTTTSSTTEKPIGTTSSVSTTTTESPETTTSSPKSKTTATSSTTEKPTGTTSSGSTTTTESPKTTTTSSTTEKPTGTTSSGSTTTTEIPETTTTSSPESKTTITSSTTEKPTGTTTSGSTTTTESPKTTTTSPTTEKPTGTTTSESTTTTKGPKTTTTSSTTEKPTGTTSSGPTTTTESPKTTTTSNPKSKTTSTLSTTEQPTGTTTSGSTTTTESPKTTTTSSTTERRTGTTTSGSTTTTESPKTTTTSATTEKPTGTTSSGSTTTTESPKTTTTSSTTEKNTGTTSSVSTTTTESPETTTTSSPESKTTTILSTTEQPTGTTTSGSTTTTESPKTTTTSSTTEKTTTSSTTEKPTGTTTSGSTTTTESLKTTTTSSTTEKPTGTTTSGSTSTTEGPKRTTPSSTTEKPTGTTTSGSTTTTESPETTTTSATTEKSTGTTSLGSTTTTEIPETTTTSSPESKTTTTSSTTEKPIGTTTPGSTTTTESPETTTTSSTTEKPTGTTSSGSTTTTESPETTTTSSPESKTTTTLSTTEQPTSTTTSGSTITTESPKTIPKHVCVFNETEYRPGVEFFPNPCDTCQCSKTQDPETKLNVHTCHSKECLTLCPKGFVYQEQPGQCCGSCKQISCVAEIPGFNTVIITV, from the exons ATGGAGGCCAAGCTGGGAATGGCTATCATATGGAATCAAGAGGACACGTTGTGG GTTGAGCTGGATTCAAAGTTTAAGAATCAAACTTGTGGTCTGTGCGGTGACTATAATGGAGCCCAGATTTTTAATGAATTCCAGACACCTG ATATGGAGAGCTCCATAAGTATTGAAGATTATGGAGCGTTATCGAAGCTCGATGGTCCAACTGAAAGCTGTGAAGAAATCTCTCCAGTCAAACAGATCTGTTCAAATGAG ACTGAGATCTGTAAGAACCTGCTGTCAGAACCTGCGTTTCTCAGCTGTAAGAACCTGATTGACACTGACTCCTTCATCAAAGCCTGTGCGATGgacctgtgcagctgcagcaacagcagctcctcctgcctgtgttccaCCATCTCAGAGTTCTCCCGTCAGTGTGCACACGCAGGCGGACGGCCACAGAAATGGACGACCAACAAACTGTGTG AAAAGTCATGTCCACTCAACCTGGAGTATTCTGAATGTGGGAACCCTTGTACTGACACCTGCAGCAATCAACACAGAAAGGAACTGTGTACGGAACACTGCATAGACGGATGCTTCTGTCCATCTG GTACTCTCCTTGATGACGTCACACACAGGGGCTGTGTAGCTGTCGACCAGTGCCCCTGCCTGCACAACGGCCAGTCATACCAACCTGGGGATTCTTACTCAAGCACTTGTCACAAATG CACATGTTCGCAGGGTCAGTGGAGTTGTTTAAATGTAGACTGTCCTGGTGTCTGCTCCATCATTGGAGGCTCTCACATCACCACCTATGATGCTAAAACCTATACGTTCCATGGAGATTGTTCTTATGTTCTGTCCAAG GGACCTAATGGAAATATCACTGTTCATGGTGACCTGGTAAAATGTGAGAAATCAGAGAAATCcacgtgtctgtctgctgtcacgCTGTTACTGCCAAATGAAATG ATGCTTGTGATTAAAGAAAATGGACAGGTCCTCTACAACTCATTGATTACTCAACTTCCTCTTTACAGAA atgaGTTCATAGCGTTCAGCCCATCAACTTTCTTTATTCTAGTCCACACTATATATGGGTTTGACCTTGAGATCCAGATCATACCATTTATGCAGGTCTACATTAAAGCTAGTGTTTCCAATAAAGGACAACTCACAG GCCTTTGTGGAGATTTTAATGATGTTGAAGCTGATGActtcaaaaacacaaatggtTTGATTGAGGGAACTGCTGAAACATTTGCCAACGCATGGAAAAGCAGAACAAACTGCCCTGATGTGACGAATACACTTGGAGACCCATGCACAATCAACATACAGAAGG AGAAATATGCGAAACACTGGTGCTCCTTGTTGAAAGACCCAAATGAGATTTTTGCCAAGTGTCATTCTGAAATCAGCCCTAACGTCTTTCACGAC AATTGTATTTACGACAGCTGTGCCTGTGATAACAGTGAGGAGTGTATGTGTGCTGCCTTATCCTCCTATGTCCATGCGTGTGCGGCTGCAGGCGTCTTTCTTAATGGCTGGAGAGACACAGCGTGTG GAAAATACATAGATGACTGCCCTGCTACGTTTGTGTATGACTACCAGATGACAAGCTGTGGTCGCACCTGTCGTTCTCTTACTCAGTCAGAATTAACATGCGACATTGACTTTACTCCACTTGATGGCTGCGGCTGTGCTGAAGGAACGTACCTCGATGACAAGGGAGAGTGTGTCACAGCGTCACAATGCCCCTGTCAAATGGGAGAAACTGTGGTACAAGCTGGAGATGTCATCAAAGTTAATGGACAGACCTG CTTCTGTCGTGGTGGAAACCTCATATGTGCTGGAAGCTATTTAAATGAAT CATGCAGCGAGCCCATGGTTTACTTCAACTGCTCCGGGGCAAAGCCAGGTGACAAAGGGTCAGAGTGCCAGAAAAGTTGCTCACTGGCCACAGAATGT CTCAGCAAACAGTGTGTCCCGGGATGTGTGTGTCCTGATGGCCTTTTGTCAGATGGAAACGGAGGTTGtgttgaggaggaggactgtCCCTGCACTTATAATGGAGAATCGTATAACGCTGGACAGTCTGTCACTGTGGGCTGCAACACATG CACTTGCAAAGGCAGAAACTGGGCCTGTACAGATAATGAATGTGATGGTGTCTGCACCATCTATGGAGAAGGACATTACACCACTTTTGATCAAAGAACATTCACCTTCAATGGGAACTGTGTCTATGTCGTTACTCAG GActtctgtgatgatgatgaagacggcAGCTTCAGGGTCTTGATTGAGAACGTCCCATGTGGAACAACTGAGAGCATCTGCTCCACATCTATCAAACTTTACTTAGgg AACAGTGAAATTGTTCTTTCAGAGGAAAATGTCAAAGTTATAAATCAGAGCAGAGGAGTGAACATCCCCTTTCACGTCAACACCATGGGGATATATGTTGTCATTGAGGCTCAGAATGGTCTTGTTGTGATCTGGAACAGGCTTACAACACTGATAATCAGACTACGGCCTGCGTTCCAG GGCAAAGTCTGTGGCCTCTGTGGGAATTACGATGGGAATGTCAAGAACGATTTCACCACAAGGAGCAAAGAAGTTGTGGTTGATCCACTTGAGTTTGGAAACACCTGGAAATTATCTTCAACGTGTCCTAATGCAGTGGCACTGCAGGATCCATGTAGTGTGTCCCCACACAGGCAGGCATGGGCAGCTAAACACTGCAGTATTATCAACAGTGACGTGTTTGCTGCTTGTCATTCAAAG GTGCCTCCCCAAAAATACTATGATGCCTGTGTGGGAGATACATGTGGCTGCAACACAGGAGGAGACTGTGAGTGTTTCTGCACGGCTGTAGCCGTCTATGCAGCAGTCTGTAATGAGGCCGGGGCCTGTGTCAGATGGAGGACTCCCACTGTTTGCC CTTTATTCTGTGATTATTACAACCCTGATGGGGAGTGTGAGTGGCACTATGAGCCCTGTGGAAAGCCATGCATGAAAACATGCAGGAATCCTTCAGGAACCTGCTACAATAAAATTCCTGCACTAGAAG GCTGCTATCCACTCTGCCCACCGGAGCGCTCATATCTGGAGGAAACTACTATGAAATGTGTGTCAAAGGAAGATTGTGGCTGTTACGATGATGAAGGAAACCATTATACAGAAGGGGCAGCCATGCCGTCACAGGACAACTGTAACAAATG TCACTGTTCTTCAACAAAGGTGATATGCAGCTATGAACAAG ATTGCCCGTGTTCATATGGAGAGCACACTTACCAGTATGGAGACATAATCTACAAGACCCATGATGGAAATGGAGCCTGTATTACTGCTGTTTGTGGACCAAATGGCACTGTTATTAGGAACATTGAACCTTGCTTCGAAACTACTACTGCAACAcctatttttacttttacaacATCTG GATCAACAACAACCACTGAAGGTTCCACGACAACCTCAAGTCCTGTATCTAAAACGaccacaacctcatcaacaaagGAAacacccactggcacaacaacttcaggatccacaacaaccacagaaagtcccaaaacaacaacaacctcaagccctgaatctaaaacaagtaccacctcaacaacaacagaaaaacccactggcaccacaacttcaggatccaccacagccacagaaagtcccaaa tccaccacaaccacagaaagtcccaaaacaacaacaacctcatcaacaacagagaaacccactggcaccacaacttcaggatccacaacaaccacagaaagtcccaaaacaaccaccacctcaccaacaacagaaaaacccactggcacaacaacttcagagtctacaacaaccacaaaaggTCCCAagacaaccaccacctcatcaacaacagaaaaacccactggcacaacatcttcagggcccacaacaaccacagaaagtcctaaaacaacaacaacctctaaccctaaatctaaaacaacctCCACTTtatcaacaacagaacaacccactggcaccacaacttcaggatcaaccacaaccacagaaagtcccaaaacaactaccacctcatcaacaacagaaagacgcactggcacaacaacttcagggtccacaacaaccacagaaagtcctaaaacaacaacaacctcagcaacaacagaaaaacccactggcacaacatcttcagggtccacaacaaccacagaaagtcctgaaacaacaacaacctcaagccctgaatctaaaacaaccaccatcttatcaacaacagaaaaccccactggcaccacaacttcaggatccacaacaaccacagaaagtcctaaaaCAACTACCACCTCAGccacaacagaaaaatccactggcacaacatcttcagggtccacaacaacaacagaaattcctgaaacaacaacaaccgcaagccctgaatctaaaacaaccaccacctcatcaacaacagaaaaacccactggcaccacaacgtcaggatccactacaaccacagaaagtccaaaaacaacaacaacctcatcaacaacagaaaaacccactggcacaacttcttcagggtccacatcaaccacagaaagtcctaaaacaacaacaacctcaagccctaaatctaaaacaaccaccaccttatcaacaacagaacaacccacgggcaccacaacttcaggatcaaccacaaccacagaaagtcccaaaacaacaacaacctcatcaacaacagaaaaacccactggcacaagatcttcagggtccacaacaaccacagaaagtcctaaaacaacaacaacctcagcaacaacagaaaaacccactggcacaacatcttcagggtccacaacaaccacagaaagtcctaaaacaacaaaaacatcaagccctgaatctaaaacaaccaccaccttatcaacaacagaaaaatcaactggcaccacaacttcaggatccaccacaaccacagaaagtcccaaaacaacaacaacctcatcaacaacagagaaacccactggcaccacaacttcaggatccacaacaACGACAGAAAGTctcaaaacaaccaccacctcatcaacaacagaaaaacccactggcaccacaaattcaggatccacaacaaccacagaaagtcctaaaaCAACTACCACCTCAGccacaacagaaaaatccactggcacaacatcttcagggtccacaaaaaccacagaaattcccaaaacaacaacaacctcaagccctgaatctaaaacaacctccaccttatcaacaacagaaaaacccactggcaccacaacttcaggatcaaccacaaccacagaaagtcccaaaacaacaacaacctcatcaacaacagaaaaacccactcgcacaacatcttcagtgtcCACAATAACGACAGAAAgtccaacaacaacctcatcaacaacagaaaaacccactggcaccacaacttcaggatcaaccacaaccacagaaggTCCCAAAAGAACAACaccctcatcaacaacagaaaaacccactggcaccacaacgtcaggatccaccacaaccacagaaagtcccgaaacaacaacaacctcagcaacaacagaaaaatccactggcacaacatctttagggtccacaacaaccacagaaattcctgaaacaacaacaacctcaagccctgaatctaaaacaaccaccacctcatcaacaacagaaaaacccattggcaccacaacgccagggtccacaacaaccacagaaagtcccgaaacaacaacaacctcatcaacaacagaaaaacccactggcacaacatcttcagggtctacaacaaccacagaaagtcctgaaacaacaacaacctcaagccctgaatctaaaacaaccaccaccttatcaacaacagaacaacccactagcaccacaacttcaggatcaaccataaccacagaaagtcccaaaacaacaacaacctcatcaacaacagaaaaacccactggcaccacatcttcagggtccacaacaaccacagaaattcctgaaacaacaacaacctcaagccctgaatctagAACAACCACCACcccatcaacaacagaaaaacccactggcaccacaacgccagggtccacaacaaccacagaaagtcccaaaacaacaacaacctcatcaacaacagaaaaacccactggcaccacaacgtcaggatccactacaatcacagaaagtccaaaaacaacaacaacctcatcaacaacagaaaaacccactggcaccacatcttcagggtccacaacaaccacagaaattcctgaaacaacaacaacctcaagccctgaatctagaacaaccaccacctcaccaacaacagaaaaacccactggcacaacaacttcagagTCTACAACAACCACAAGAGGTCCCAagacaaccaccacctcatcaacaacagaaaaacccactggcacaacatcttcagggcccaccagaaccacagaaagtcctaaaacaacaacaacctctaaccctaaatctaaaacaacctCCACTTtatcaacaacagaacaacccactggcaccacaacttcaggatcaaccacaaccacagaaagtcccaaaacaactaccacctcatcaacaacagaaagacgcactggcacaacaacttcagggtccacaacaaccacagaaagtcctaaaacaacaacaacctcagcaacaacagaaaaacccactggcacaacatcttcagggtccacaacaaccacagaaagtcccaaaacaacaacaacctcatcaacaacagaaaaaaacacaggcacaacatcttcagtctccacaacaaccacagaaagtcctgaaacaacaacaacctcaagccctgaatctaaaacaaccaccatcttatcaacaacagaacaacccactggcaccacaacttcaggatcaaccacaaccacagaaagtcccaaaacaacaacaacctcatcaacaacagaaaaccccactggcaccacaacttcaggatccacaacaaccacagaaagtcctaaaaCAACTACCACCTCAGccacaacagaaaaatccactggcacaacatcttcagggtccacaacaacaacagaaattcctgaaacaacaacaaccgcaagccctgaatctaaaacaaccaccacctcatcaacaacagaaaaacccactggcaccacaacgtcaggatccactacaaccacagaaagtccaaaaacaacaacaacctcatcaacaacagaaaaacccactggcacaacttcttcagggtccacatcaaccacagaaagtcctaaaacaacaacaacctcaagccctaaatctaaaacaaccaccaccttatcaacaacagaacaacccacgggcaccacaacttcaggatcaaccacaaccacagaaagtcccaaaacaacaacaacctcatcaacaacagaaaaacccactggcacaacatcttcagggtccacaacaaccacagaaagtcctaaaacaacaacaacctcggcaacaaca acagaaaaacccactggcaccacaacttcaggatccacaacaaccacagaaagtcctaaaaCAACTACCACCTCAGccacaacagaaaaatccactggcacaacatcttcagggtccacaaaaaccacagaaattcccaaaacaacaacaacctcaagccctgaatctaaaacaacctccaccttatcaacaacagaaaaacccactggcaccacaacttcaggatcaaccacaaccacagaaagtcccaaaacaacaacaacctcatcaacaacagaaaaacccactcgcacaacatcttcagtgtcCACAATAACGACAGAAAgtccaacaacaacctcatcaacaacagaaaaacccactggcaccacaacttcaggatcaaccacaaccacagaaggTCCCAAAAGAACAACaccctcatcaacaacagaaaaacccactggcaccacaacgtcaggatccaccacaaccacagaaagtcccgaaacaacaacaacctcagcaacaacagaaaaatccactggcacaacatctttagggtccacaacaaccacagaagttcctgaaacaacaacaacctcaatccctgaatctaaaacaaccaccaccttatcaacaacagaaaaacccattggcaccacaacgccagggtccacaacaaccacagaaagtcccgaaacaacaacaacctcatcaacaacagaaaaacccactggcacaacatcttcagggtctacaacaaccacagaaagtcctgaaacaacaacaacctcaagccctgaatctaaaacaaccaccaccttatcaacaacagaacaacccactagcaccacaacttcaggatcaaccataaccacagaaagtcccaaaacaacaacaacctcatcaacaacagaaaaacccactggcaccacgtcttcagggtccacaacaaccacagaaattcctgaaacaacaacaacctcaagccctgaatctagAACAACCACCACcccatcaacaacagaaaaacccactggcaccacaacgccagggtccacaacaaccacagaaagtcccaaaacaacaacaacctcatcaacaacagaaaaacccactggcaccacaacgtcaggatccactacaatcacagaaagtccaaaaacaacaacaacctcatcaacaacagaaaaacccactggcaccacatcttcagggtccacaacaaccacagaaattcctgaaacaacaacaacctcaagccctgaatctagaacaaccaccacctcatcaacaacagaaaaacccactggcaccacaacgccagggtccacaacaaccacagaaagtcccaaaacaacaacaacctcatcaacaacagaaaaacccactggcaccacaacgtcaggatccactacaaccacagaaagtccaaaaacaacaacaacctcatcaacaacagaaaaacccactggcaccacatcttcagggtccacaacaaccacagaaattcctgaaacaacaacaacctcaagccctgaatctagaacaaccaccacctcatcaacaacagaaaaacccactggcaccacaacgccaatgtccacaacaaccacagaaagtcccaaaacaacaacaacctcatcaacaacagaaaaacccactggcaccacaacgtcaggatccactacaaccacagaaagtccaaaaacaacaacaacctcatcaacaacagaaaaacccattggcacaacatcttcagtgtccacaacaaccacagaaagtcctgaaacaacaacctcaagccctaaatctaaaacaaccgccacctcatcaacaacagaaaaacccactggcacaacatcttcagggtccacaacaaccacagaaagtccgaaaacaacaacaacctcatcaacaacagaaaaacccactggcaccacatcgtcagggtccacaacaaccacagaaattcctgaaacaacaacaacctcaagccctgaatctaaaacaaccatcacctcatcaacaacagagaaacccactggcaccacaacttcaggatccacaacaaccacagaaagtcccaaaacaaccaccacctcaccaacaacagaaaaacccactggcacaacaacttcagagTCTACAACAACGACAAAAGGTCCCAagacaaccaccacctcatcaacaacagaaaaacccactggcacaacatcttcagggcccacaacaaccacagaaagtcctaaaacaacaacaacctctaaccctaaatctaaaacaacctCCACTTtatcaacaacagaacaacccactggcaccacaacttcaggatcaaccacaaccacagaaagtcccaaaacaactaccacctcatcaacaacagaaagacgcactggcacaacaacttcagggtccacaacaaccacagaaagtcctaaaacaacaacaacctcagcaacaacagaaaaacccactggcacaacatcttcagggtccacaacaaccacagaaagtcccaaaacaacaacaacctcatcaacaacagaaaaaaacacaggcacaacatcttcagtctccacaacaaccacagaaagtcctgaaacaacaacaacctcaagccctgaatctaaaacaaccaccatcttatcaacaacagaacaacccactggcaccacaacttcaggatcaaccacaaccacagaaagtcccaaaacaacaacaacctcatcaacaacagaaaa aacaacaacctcatcaacaacagagaaacccactggcaccacaacttcaggatccacaacaACGACAGAAAGTctcaaaacaaccaccacctcatcaacaacagaaaaacccactggcaccacaacttcaggatccacatCAACCACAGAAGGTCCCAAAAGAACAACaccctcatcaacaacagaaaaacccactggcaccacaacgtcaggatccaccacaaccacagaaagtcccgaaacaacaacaacctcagcaacaacagaaaaatccactggcacaacatctttagggtccacaacaaccacagaaattcctgaaacaacaacaacctcaagccctgaatctaaaacaaccaccacctcatcaacaacagaaaaacccattggcaccacaacgccagggtccacaacaaccacagaaagtcccgaaacaacaacaacctcatcaacaacagaaaaacccactggcacaacatcttcagggtctacaacaaccacagaaagtcctgaaacaacaacaacctcaagccctgaatctaaaacaaccaccaccttatcaacaacagaacaacccactagcaccacaacttcaggatcaaccataaccacagaaagtcccaaaacaa TACCCAAGCATGTCTGTGTCTTCAATGAGACTGAGTACAGG CCTGGTGTGGAGTTCTTCCCGAACCCATGTGACACCTGTCAATGTAGTAAAACTCAGGATCCTGAGACCAAGTTGAATGTCCACACATGTCATTCTAAAGAGTGTTTGACTCTGTGTCCAAAG GGATTTGTGTACCAAGAGCAGCCTGGACAATGTTGTGGGTCGTGTAAACAGATCAGCTGTGTTGCAGAGATCCCAGGCTTCAATACAGTCATTATTACT GTTTAA